Proteins encoded in a region of the Triticum dicoccoides isolate Atlit2015 ecotype Zavitan chromosome 3A, WEW_v2.0, whole genome shotgun sequence genome:
- the LOC119272557 gene encoding 2'-deoxymugineic-acid 2'-dioxygenase-like, giving the protein MDRPCIDRSETEMELLSDCPVHTSVPDKYVLPPEKRPSLLNDEPSSDVAIPVIDLHRAADDRQRHLIVAEIIKACKEFGIFQVVNHGVAEDVVQGFREAAAGFFGMPAEEKLPYRSDDLSKHFRVSSSTPYDRNGDRYWLDYLKINCHPVTDEHVREWPEKPASFRSSLAEYSAAVHELAQTLLRLIAEGLGLDGGFFAGDLSGGSTQMNVNYYPPCPDPSLTLGLLPHCDRHLLTVLSQGDVAGLQARHGGGWLLVRPIPGSFVVNLGRQMEIITNGLLASVEHRAVTNTAAVRLSVVTLIMRKMECRIGPAPEMVNEATGPAKFKEFEFSEFIKAYSAAAASREDVLHYFRIHR; this is encoded by the exons ATGGACCGGCCCTGCATTGATCGATCGGAAACGGAGATGGAGCTGCTGTCCGATTGCCCCGTGCACACCTCCGTGCCGGACAAGTACGTGTTGCCCCCGGAGAAGCGCCCTTCGCTCCTCAACGACGAGCCCAGCTCCGATGTCGCCATACCGGTCATcgacctccaccgcgccgccgacgACCGCCAGCGCCACCTGATCGTCGCCGAGATCATCAAGGCCTGCAAGGAGTTCGGCATCTTCCAG GTGGTGAACCACGGCGTGGCGGAGGACGTGGTGCAGGGGttccgggaggcggcggcggggttcTTCGGGATGCCGGCGGAGGAGAAGCTGCCGTACCGCTCCGATGACCTGAGCAAGCACTTCCGCGTGTCCTCCAGCACCCCCTATGACCGGAACGGGGACCGCTATTGGCTCGACTACCTCAAGATCAACTGCCACCCGGTCACCGACGAGCACGTCCGAGAGTGGCCGGAAAAGCCGGCAAGCTTCAGGAGCTCCCTCGCCGAGTACTCCGCGGCGGTGCACGAGCTTGCACAGACGCTGCTCCGGCTCATCGCAGAGGGGCTCGGCCTCGACGGTGGATTCTTCGCCGGCGACCTCAGCGGCGGCAGCACCCAGATGAACGTCAACTACTACCCGCCGTGCCCGGACCCAAGCCTCACGCTGGGCCTCCTCCCGCACTGTGACCGCCACCTCCTCACCGTGCTCTCGCAGGGCGACGTCGCCGGGCTGCAGGCAAGGCACGGCGGGGGGTGGCTCCTCGTCCGCCCGATCCCAGGCTCCTTCGTCGTCAACCTGGGCCGCCAGATGGAGATCATCACCAACGGGCTCCTGGCCAGCGTGGAGCACCGCGCCGTGACGAACACCGCCGCGGTGAGGCTGTCGGTGGTGACCCTCATCATGCGCAAGATGGAGTGCCGCATCGGGCCGGCCCCGGAGATGGTGAACGAGGCGACGGGACCGGCGAAGTTCAAGGAGTTCGAGTTCAGCGAGTTCATCAAGGcctacagcgccgccgccgccagcaggGAGGACGTGCTCCACTACTTCAGGATCCACCGCTAG